From Streptomyces sp. NBC_01426, a single genomic window includes:
- a CDS encoding SDR family oxidoreductase has product MTAGAARLGRKTAVVTGAARGLGRSCAVRFAAEGADLVLVDVGRDVAGVPYPLGSERQLEHTARLCRAHGVAVHTAVADVRDARAVAAVAEQTWERFGTVDVLLNNAGIAAPSGKAVHEIAEDEWELMVGIDLTGAWRMMKALVPAMVEQRSGSVINVASTAGLVGYRHFAGYVAAKHGLIGLTKAAALDYAPFRVRVNALCPGSVRDDPLHEGRMLAEIARSLDVDVDEHEEIFVQSQPMNALIEPQDIAGAALWLAGDDTRQVTGTTLTVDGGFSAR; this is encoded by the coding sequence ATGACCGCGGGCGCTGCCCGGCTCGGGCGCAAGACGGCCGTGGTGACCGGCGCGGCCCGCGGCCTCGGCCGTTCCTGCGCCGTTCGCTTCGCCGCGGAGGGCGCGGACCTCGTGCTGGTGGACGTCGGCAGGGACGTGGCCGGAGTGCCGTACCCGCTGGGCTCCGAGCGGCAGCTGGAACACACCGCGAGGCTCTGCCGGGCGCACGGCGTCGCCGTGCACACGGCCGTCGCCGACGTCCGCGACGCGCGCGCCGTCGCCGCCGTCGCCGAACAGACGTGGGAGCGCTTCGGCACCGTGGACGTCCTGCTGAACAACGCGGGCATCGCGGCGCCGTCGGGCAAGGCCGTCCACGAGATCGCCGAGGACGAGTGGGAACTCATGGTCGGCATCGACCTCACCGGCGCCTGGCGCATGATGAAGGCCCTCGTCCCCGCCATGGTCGAACAGCGCTCGGGCAGCGTCATCAACGTCGCCTCCACTGCGGGCCTCGTCGGCTACCGACACTTCGCGGGCTACGTCGCCGCGAAGCACGGCCTGATCGGCCTGACCAAGGCGGCCGCCCTCGACTACGCGCCGTTCCGGGTTCGGGTCAACGCCCTGTGCCCCGGATCGGTGCGCGACGACCCGCTCCACGAGGGCCGGATGCTCGCCGAGATCGCCCGCTCGCTCGACGTCGACGTGGACGAACACGAGGAGATCTTCGTCCAGTCCCAGCCGATGAACGCCCTCATCGAACCGCAGGACATCGCCGGCGCGGCCCTCTGGCTCGCCGGGGACGACACCCGGCAGGTCACCGGGACCACTCTCACCGTCGACGGCGGCTTCAGCGCCCGCTGA
- a CDS encoding non-ribosomal peptide synthetase, with amino-acid sequence MPRSQAASCHSLVVRLPGPVDAAELERRLRAGAAQAWPELAALRLWEEPLPFDAAHPAAASRARQEAERPLHATGLPLRAVLLRHRDGTADLVLVARHGVTLDGTSLVFGRADAAAGLPAGDRPTLEWGLGDPAAAGRTAEVPVPLPQHLPGDPALLAAATALVLARYGAGEPLDESQDAAALRARWEIDHGGPSTLAGIGVLVEDGRPGQWRLPYLAPALPGLLHFVRHPDGTVTGTLRHDRGDLAPAVAERFAAHVARVADQLAQAPDRPLETIELLAPEETERVLRLGVTPAVGSAEAAGRTLDGLFADVVRRRPEAIALTAGDTILSYAELDARAEHTAAGLRALGVAPGAMVGVALERDADLVVTLLGVLKAGCAYVPMDLRNPVERLRYTVQNAGAAVVVGSGDAFPDVEGVRVITPDALRSLGAGEPPAAPRPEDGSAPAYVIYTSGSTGRPKGVVVPHRNVAALIEATREDFGLDADDVWTLFHSSAFDFSVWEMWGCLLTGGRLVVVDYWTTRDTELFHTLLVRERVTVLNQTPSAFAQVVETDRRTPAELAVRLVVFGGEPLDVRMLAPWFARHSHTDCRLVNMFGITETTVHVTAHTVTPADVLAAGREVGPALPGWTLSVRDPRGRLLPIGAPGEICVGGAGVADRYLGLPELTAERFLTDPYGGGRVYRSGDRGRLRPDGSLDHLGRLDSQVKVRGHRIELDEIRNVLLSHPDVVGAATVLGHDTPGDAATARIDAYVALRGPAATADVLAHARGMLPAYMVPSTLTEVHAIPLTINGKVDTAALPAPSAAPAGQRAGDVPAGDAYDALTAQILKLWGHALNVDVTPNDNFFELGGNSLLVIRVLREMREQGLPKVTTQDFYRNSTAGRFIEVVRDAQA; translated from the coding sequence ATGCCGAGAAGTCAGGCCGCGTCCTGCCACAGCCTGGTGGTCCGACTGCCGGGCCCGGTCGATGCCGCGGAGCTGGAGCGCCGCCTGCGCGCCGGAGCCGCGCAGGCCTGGCCCGAACTGGCGGCCCTGCGCCTGTGGGAGGAGCCGCTGCCGTTCGACGCCGCGCACCCCGCCGCCGCGAGCCGGGCCCGGCAGGAGGCCGAGCGCCCGCTGCACGCCACCGGACTGCCGCTGCGCGCCGTACTGCTGCGCCACCGCGACGGCACCGCCGACCTGGTGCTCGTGGCGCGGCACGGCGTCACCCTCGACGGGACCTCCCTGGTCTTCGGGCGTGCCGACGCCGCCGCGGGACTTCCGGCCGGTGACCGGCCCACCCTCGAATGGGGCCTGGGCGACCCGGCCGCGGCGGGCCGCACCGCCGAGGTGCCCGTCCCGCTGCCGCAGCACCTGCCCGGCGACCCCGCCCTGCTCGCCGCCGCGACCGCACTGGTACTGGCCCGGTACGGCGCGGGGGAGCCCCTCGACGAATCGCAGGACGCGGCGGCGCTGCGGGCCCGCTGGGAGATCGACCACGGGGGCCCGTCGACCCTCGCCGGCATCGGCGTCCTGGTCGAGGACGGCCGACCAGGGCAGTGGCGCCTGCCGTACCTGGCCCCCGCCTTGCCCGGGTTGCTGCACTTCGTGCGCCACCCGGACGGCACCGTCACCGGGACCCTGCGCCACGACCGCGGTGACCTCGCGCCCGCGGTCGCCGAGCGGTTCGCCGCCCATGTCGCCCGCGTCGCGGACCAGTTGGCGCAGGCCCCGGACCGGCCGCTGGAGACGATCGAGCTGCTCGCCCCCGAGGAGACCGAGAGGGTACTGAGACTCGGCGTCACCCCCGCCGTCGGCAGCGCCGAGGCCGCCGGACGCACCCTGGACGGGCTCTTCGCCGACGTCGTGCGCCGACGCCCCGAGGCCATCGCCCTGACCGCCGGGGACACCATCCTCAGCTACGCCGAGCTCGACGCCCGCGCCGAACACACCGCCGCCGGGCTGCGCGCCCTGGGAGTCGCCCCCGGCGCCATGGTCGGTGTCGCCCTCGAACGCGACGCCGACCTGGTGGTGACCCTCCTCGGCGTCCTCAAGGCCGGCTGTGCGTACGTGCCCATGGACCTGCGCAATCCCGTGGAACGACTGCGCTACACCGTTCAGAACGCGGGCGCCGCCGTGGTCGTCGGCAGCGGCGACGCCTTCCCCGACGTCGAGGGCGTCCGCGTGATCACCCCCGACGCGCTGCGCTCCCTGGGCGCCGGGGAGCCCCCGGCCGCCCCCCGGCCCGAGGACGGCTCCGCGCCCGCGTACGTCATCTACACCTCGGGCTCCACCGGGCGCCCCAAGGGCGTCGTGGTCCCGCACCGCAACGTCGCCGCCCTGATCGAGGCGACCCGCGAGGACTTCGGGCTCGACGCCGACGACGTGTGGACCCTCTTCCACTCCAGCGCCTTCGACTTCTCCGTCTGGGAGATGTGGGGCTGCCTGCTCACCGGCGGGCGACTGGTCGTCGTCGACTACTGGACGACCCGCGACACCGAGCTGTTCCACACCCTGCTCGTCCGCGAGCGCGTCACCGTGCTCAACCAGACCCCTTCGGCCTTCGCGCAGGTCGTCGAGACCGACCGGCGCACGCCCGCCGAACTCGCCGTGCGCCTGGTGGTCTTCGGCGGCGAACCGCTCGACGTACGGATGCTCGCCCCCTGGTTCGCCCGGCACTCCCACACCGACTGCCGGCTGGTGAACATGTTCGGCATCACCGAGACCACCGTGCACGTCACCGCCCACACCGTGACCCCGGCGGACGTGCTCGCCGCCGGCCGCGAGGTGGGTCCCGCGCTGCCCGGCTGGACCCTCTCGGTCCGCGACCCGCGCGGCCGACTGCTGCCGATCGGCGCGCCGGGCGAGATCTGCGTGGGCGGCGCCGGAGTCGCCGACCGCTACCTGGGCCTGCCGGAGCTGACCGCCGAGCGGTTCCTCACCGACCCGTACGGCGGCGGTCGCGTCTACCGCAGCGGCGACCGGGGCCGACTGCGCCCCGACGGCAGCCTCGACCACCTCGGCCGGCTCGACAGTCAGGTCAAGGTCCGCGGCCACCGCATCGAACTGGACGAGATCCGCAACGTGCTGCTCAGCCACCCCGACGTGGTCGGCGCGGCCACGGTGCTGGGCCACGACACCCCCGGCGACGCGGCGACCGCCCGCATCGACGCGTACGTGGCCCTGCGCGGCCCCGCCGCCACGGCGGACGTCCTGGCGCACGCGCGGGGGATGCTGCCCGCCTACATGGTCCCCTCGACGCTGACCGAGGTGCACGCGATCCCCCTCACCATCAACGGCAAGGTCGACACGGCGGCCCTCCCGGCCCCGTCCGCCGCACCCGCCGGGCAGCGCGCCGGCGATGTCCCCGCCGGCGACGCGTACGACGCGTTGACCGCGCAGATCCTGAAACTGTGGGGCCATGCCCTGAATGTGGACGTCACGCCGAACGACAATTTCTTCGAACTGGGCGGGAACTCCCTGTTGGTCATCAGGGTGCTTCGCGAGATGCGCGAACAGGGCCTGCCGAAGGTCACCACCCAGGACTTCTACCGCAACTCGACGGCAGGCCGTTTCATCGAGGTCGTACGGGACGCTCAGGCCTGA
- a CDS encoding beta-ketoacyl synthase N-terminal-like domain-containing protein gives MTTQSTDTVVVVTGAAVLLPGTDSARALADGPPPGGAPVDPAAHVGKKGLRYKDRATQLGYALSAAALRDAGLLGEEKDGLTVPAASVGVVASSNFGNLDTVARALDTIREETVTATSPMDLPNASSNVIASSAAIRYGLRGPNLMVCNGETSGLDAVHWAATMITAGRTERVLVLGVEPDNEVVRRLLGGGRAVDGGAALVVESRAAAAERSATVRAVLGPYRRGAGEQSARGRRWALPEHFGTASGASGLLQVAAAVGWFDAGERGPVQAVTGTATDDGRADLLLFAPEAA, from the coding sequence ATGACCACCCAGAGCACCGACACCGTCGTCGTGGTCACCGGAGCGGCCGTACTGCTGCCCGGCACCGACAGCGCACGGGCCCTGGCCGACGGACCGCCGCCGGGCGGCGCGCCCGTCGACCCCGCCGCGCACGTGGGGAAGAAGGGCCTGCGCTACAAGGACCGGGCCACCCAGCTCGGCTACGCGCTGAGCGCCGCCGCACTGCGCGACGCCGGCCTGCTCGGCGAGGAGAAGGACGGGCTCACGGTGCCCGCCGCGAGCGTCGGCGTGGTCGCCAGCTCCAACTTCGGCAACCTGGACACCGTCGCCCGGGCGCTGGACACCATCCGGGAGGAGACCGTCACGGCCACCAGCCCGATGGACCTGCCCAACGCCTCCAGCAACGTCATCGCCTCCTCGGCGGCCATCCGCTACGGGCTCCGCGGCCCCAACCTGATGGTCTGCAACGGTGAGACCTCGGGCCTGGACGCCGTCCACTGGGCGGCCACCATGATCACGGCCGGCCGGACCGAGCGGGTCCTGGTGCTCGGCGTCGAACCCGACAACGAGGTGGTGCGCCGGCTGCTCGGCGGCGGCCGGGCGGTCGACGGCGGCGCGGCCCTGGTGGTCGAGTCGCGGGCCGCGGCCGCCGAGCGCTCCGCGACGGTACGGGCCGTGCTCGGCCCCTACCGCCGGGGCGCGGGCGAGCAGAGCGCCCGCGGGCGCCGCTGGGCGCTGCCCGAGCACTTCGGGACGGCTTCCGGCGCGTCCGGGCTGCTCCAGGTGGCCGCCGCCGTCGGCTGGTTCGACGCCGGCGAGCGCGGACCCGTACAGGCCGTGACGGGCACCGCCACCGACGACGGCCGCGCCGATCTGCTGCTGTTCGCGCCCGAAGCGGCGTGA
- the fabG gene encoding 3-oxoacyl-[acyl-carrier-protein] reductase → MSDSTSRVALVSGGSRGIGRATVRALARDGFDVAFCYRSDDDAARDLEKSGQEFGVRVVGTRADVADGAAVRGWIEATEDRLGPIDAAVTAAGITRDNPLVLMDDEQWRQVIDTNLDGVYHVCRAVVFGMMKRRRGAIVNISSVAGVYGHRTQTNYSASKAGIIGFSRALAKETGRAGIRVNAVAPGFIETDMVAEMNDKARKEALASIPLGRMGTAHEVADMVAYLVSDRAAYVTGAVLQIDGGITI, encoded by the coding sequence ATGTCGGACAGCACGAGCAGGGTGGCTCTCGTCAGCGGCGGCTCGCGCGGCATCGGCCGCGCCACGGTCCGCGCGCTGGCCCGCGACGGATTCGACGTCGCGTTCTGCTACCGCTCGGACGACGACGCCGCACGCGACCTGGAGAAGAGCGGCCAGGAGTTCGGCGTACGCGTGGTCGGCACCCGTGCCGACGTCGCCGACGGCGCCGCCGTACGGGGCTGGATCGAGGCCACCGAGGACCGGCTCGGCCCGATCGACGCGGCCGTCACCGCGGCCGGCATCACCCGGGACAACCCGCTCGTCCTCATGGACGACGAACAGTGGCGCCAGGTCATCGACACCAACCTCGACGGCGTCTACCACGTCTGCCGCGCCGTGGTCTTCGGCATGATGAAGCGCCGCCGCGGTGCCATCGTCAACATCTCCTCGGTCGCCGGGGTCTACGGCCACCGCACCCAGACCAACTACTCCGCCTCCAAGGCGGGGATCATCGGATTCTCCCGCGCCCTGGCCAAGGAGACCGGCCGCGCCGGCATCCGCGTCAACGCGGTCGCGCCGGGGTTCATCGAGACCGACATGGTCGCCGAGATGAACGACAAGGCCCGGAAGGAGGCGCTCGCCTCCATTCCGCTGGGCCGCATGGGCACCGCGCACGAGGTCGCCGACATGGTCGCCTACCTCGTCTCGGACCGGGCCGCCTACGTCACCGGCGCCGTCCTGCAGATCGACGGCGGCATCACCATCTGA
- a CDS encoding 3-hydroxyacyl-ACP dehydratase FabZ family protein, whose protein sequence is MPAASPLRGTVEVLPAEGESNAAAAHFTVAGTETVLPGHYPGFPIFPGVCLVECARQGAQATLPPGAKGAELTAVESTRFTGPVFPGDRVDIALDWKRTPTGDWQCRAKLTTGRGPAAGVRLRYGLPATGRAAA, encoded by the coding sequence ATGCCCGCCGCGAGCCCACTTCGCGGCACGGTCGAGGTGCTGCCCGCCGAGGGCGAGTCGAACGCCGCGGCCGCCCACTTCACGGTGGCCGGCACCGAGACCGTGCTGCCCGGCCACTACCCGGGCTTCCCGATCTTCCCCGGAGTCTGCCTGGTGGAGTGCGCCCGCCAGGGCGCCCAGGCCACGCTGCCGCCCGGCGCCAAGGGCGCCGAGTTGACCGCCGTGGAGTCCACCCGGTTCACCGGGCCGGTCTTCCCCGGCGACCGGGTGGACATCGCCCTGGACTGGAAGCGGACCCCGACCGGCGACTGGCAGTGCCGGGCGAAGCTCACCACCGGGCGCGGCCCCGCCGCCGGCGTCCGGCTGCGCTACGGCCTGCCCGCGACCGGACGGGCAGCGGCATGA
- a CDS encoding thioesterase II family protein → MTHSLVCLPFAGGGAGFYRAWKDLPADAPRIVPLQLPGREELFLDEPFHDAVDAAEALAPRVADLAGDGPVALFGHSLGAVLAYEVARRLEQDAAVNLTHLFVSGSPGPWTGRTRRATGLDDDGFLARVREFAGYEHDALADPDMRELLLPILRADVEMHENYKPVSDEPLHTPVTSLRATDDHLVTREQAEEWRRATTAAFRLVEPRGGHMYLTESPLPLLDAVAADLRS, encoded by the coding sequence ATGACCCACTCCTTGGTGTGCCTCCCGTTCGCGGGAGGCGGCGCCGGTTTCTACCGCGCCTGGAAAGACCTCCCCGCCGACGCACCGCGCATAGTGCCGCTCCAACTGCCCGGCCGCGAGGAACTCTTCCTCGACGAGCCCTTCCACGACGCCGTCGACGCGGCCGAGGCCCTCGCCCCGCGCGTCGCCGACCTGGCCGGGGACGGGCCCGTCGCGCTCTTCGGCCACAGCCTGGGCGCGGTGCTCGCCTACGAGGTCGCCCGCCGCCTGGAGCAGGACGCGGCCGTGAACCTCACCCACCTGTTCGTCAGCGGCTCCCCGGGCCCCTGGACCGGCCGCACCCGGCGGGCGACGGGCCTGGACGACGACGGCTTCCTCGCCCGGGTGCGGGAGTTCGCCGGATACGAACACGACGCGCTGGCCGACCCCGACATGCGGGAGCTGCTGCTGCCGATCCTGCGGGCGGACGTCGAGATGCACGAGAACTACAAGCCGGTCTCCGACGAGCCGCTGCACACCCCCGTCACCTCGCTGCGCGCCACGGACGACCACCTGGTGACCCGTGAACAGGCCGAGGAGTGGCGGCGGGCCACCACCGCCGCCTTCCGGCTCGTGGAACCGCGAGGCGGCCACATGTACCTCACCGAGTCGCCGTTGCCGCTGCTCGACGCGGTCGCCGCGGACCTGCGGTCATGA
- a CDS encoding MbtH family protein, with translation MATNPFENDDARYLVLVNEENQHSLWPAFAEVPAGWTVAHGEDGRQACLDHINENWTDMRPKSLADAMDAA, from the coding sequence ATGGCCACGAACCCGTTCGAGAACGACGACGCCCGTTACCTGGTCCTCGTGAACGAGGAGAACCAGCACTCGCTCTGGCCCGCCTTCGCCGAGGTCCCCGCCGGCTGGACCGTCGCGCACGGCGAGGACGGCCGCCAGGCCTGCCTCGACCACATCAACGAGAACTGGACCGACATGCGCCCGAAGTCGCTGGCCGACGCCATGGACGCCGCCTGA
- a CDS encoding 3-hydroxyacyl-ACP dehydratase FabZ family protein: MIGQRDIRARLPHRFPMLLVDRVVDIAPGERLTALKAITCNEPWYERFGADTPDEDFAYPPTLLVESWCQSAGVLATWDDPNPDVLTGQVMLFGAMTGVEFHRPVLPGEVLEHRVRLDRKVDDTLLFEGETRSAGETVMTVGRIVMAFRPAEALRPASA, encoded by the coding sequence ATGATCGGCCAGCGTGACATCAGGGCCCGGCTGCCGCACCGCTTCCCGATGCTCCTGGTCGACCGGGTCGTCGACATCGCCCCCGGCGAGCGGCTGACCGCCCTCAAGGCGATCACCTGCAACGAGCCCTGGTACGAGCGGTTCGGCGCGGACACCCCGGACGAGGACTTCGCGTACCCGCCGACCCTCCTCGTGGAGTCCTGGTGCCAGTCCGCCGGAGTCCTCGCCACCTGGGACGACCCCAACCCGGACGTCCTCACCGGCCAGGTGATGCTGTTCGGCGCCATGACCGGCGTCGAGTTCCACCGACCGGTGCTGCCCGGAGAGGTCCTGGAACACCGCGTGCGCCTCGACCGCAAGGTCGACGACACCCTGCTGTTCGAGGGCGAGACCCGCTCGGCCGGCGAGACGGTGATGACCGTGGGCCGCATCGTCATGGCCTTCCGCCCCGCCGAGGCCCTGCGCCCGGCAAGCGCCTGA
- a CDS encoding alpha/beta fold hydrolase — translation MNTHIDLRPVAVEQRTEGTGPRVLLLHGLAATDTVWERALPELPQDYQLWTARLPWRTETIAEWSEQPNLRGGLAKALEAVPGGAEVVVAHSMAANVLLDLLDQKMRGGVDALRQFGIRALVLVSPFYRGRADQFDWDTISYYLNDFHLIMEEGIRAHSGGRVPDDVRQAMGERVRDRVGPYGWLRFFDLYLRTPTLETGRITVPTLVLGGEHDFAARPKEGVALAEALPDGLSHILPGSGHFPMLDAAGAFATAVSGFVNSTLGPAPQRGTAPPNALELQR, via the coding sequence GTGAACACCCACATCGACCTGCGTCCGGTCGCCGTCGAACAGCGCACCGAAGGCACCGGTCCGCGCGTCCTGCTGCTGCACGGTCTCGCCGCCACCGACACCGTCTGGGAGCGCGCGCTCCCCGAGCTGCCGCAGGACTACCAACTGTGGACCGCGCGGCTGCCGTGGCGCACCGAGACCATCGCCGAGTGGAGCGAGCAGCCCAACCTGCGGGGCGGGCTCGCCAAGGCGCTGGAGGCGGTGCCCGGCGGGGCCGAGGTGGTGGTCGCCCACTCCATGGCGGCCAACGTGCTCCTCGACCTGCTCGACCAGAAGATGCGGGGCGGTGTCGACGCCCTGCGCCAGTTCGGCATCCGGGCCCTGGTCCTGGTCTCGCCCTTCTACCGGGGCCGTGCCGACCAGTTCGACTGGGACACCATCAGCTACTACCTCAACGACTTCCACCTGATCATGGAGGAAGGGATCCGCGCCCACTCCGGCGGACGCGTCCCGGACGACGTCCGGCAGGCGATGGGGGAGCGGGTCCGCGACCGGGTCGGCCCCTACGGCTGGCTCCGCTTCTTCGACCTGTACCTGCGCACGCCCACCCTGGAGACCGGCCGGATCACGGTCCCCACCCTGGTGCTCGGCGGCGAGCACGACTTCGCCGCCCGCCCGAAGGAGGGCGTGGCGCTCGCCGAGGCCCTCCCCGACGGGCTGTCGCACATCCTGCCCGGCAGCGGGCACTTCCCGATGCTCGACGCGGCCGGCGCCTTCGCCACCGCGGTGAGCGGCTTCGTCAACTCGACCCTGGGCCCGGCACCGCAGCGCGGGACGGCCCCTCCCAACGCCCTGGAGCTCCAGCGATGA
- a CDS encoding 2-hydroxychromene-2-carboxylate isomerase: MARRGPRWYFSFRSPYSWMAYRDLVDRHPDVAGRIDWLPFWEPDEPALDELERSNITLPYVPMSKEKHLYILQDVRRLARARGLDMVWPVDPAPHWEVSHLAYLAADRLGAGPEFIAETYRARWELGEDISDPDTMRRIGRTLGLDPEVLARAHEDPTIRASGLDALNSLHRDGVFGVPFFISGFDKFWGVDRLSDFVEQLNARAA, encoded by the coding sequence ATGGCACGCCGCGGACCACGCTGGTACTTCTCCTTCCGCAGCCCCTACTCCTGGATGGCGTACCGGGACCTGGTGGACCGGCACCCCGACGTGGCCGGTCGGATCGATTGGCTGCCGTTCTGGGAGCCGGACGAACCGGCCCTGGACGAACTGGAACGCAGCAACATCACGCTGCCGTACGTCCCGATGTCCAAGGAGAAGCACCTCTACATCCTCCAGGACGTCCGCCGCCTCGCCCGGGCCCGGGGCCTGGACATGGTGTGGCCCGTGGATCCCGCCCCGCACTGGGAGGTCTCGCACCTGGCCTACCTCGCGGCCGACCGGCTCGGCGCCGGACCCGAGTTCATCGCCGAGACCTACCGGGCCCGCTGGGAACTCGGCGAGGACATCTCCGACCCGGACACCATGCGCCGGATCGGACGCACCCTCGGCCTGGACCCGGAGGTCCTCGCCCGGGCCCACGAGGATCCGACGATCCGCGCATCGGGGCTCGACGCGCTGAACTCCCTGCACCGCGACGGGGTCTTCGGCGTTCCCTTCTTCATCAGCGGATTCGACAAGTTCTGGGGCGTCGACCGGCTGTCCGACTTCGTCGAGCAGCTGAACGCGCGCGCCGCCTGA
- a CDS encoding acyl carrier protein, which produces MLEKEELRAIVAQVLDVDLAEVTDHARFVDDLEVDSLMALEIVVVLEKKYSVKLPESDLKQIATLQSAYDVLLGRLDAAQAA; this is translated from the coding sequence GTGCTGGAGAAGGAAGAACTGCGCGCGATCGTGGCGCAGGTGCTCGACGTCGACCTCGCCGAGGTGACCGACCACGCGCGCTTCGTCGACGACCTGGAGGTCGACTCGCTGATGGCGCTGGAGATCGTCGTCGTGCTGGAGAAGAAGTACTCCGTCAAGCTGCCGGAGTCCGACCTCAAGCAGATCGCCACCCTACAGAGCGCCTACGACGTCCTGCTGGGCCGGCTCGACGCCGCGCAGGCCGCCTGA
- a CDS encoding beta-ketoacyl synthase N-terminal-like domain-containing protein: MTTATTSTGRPVITAWSAVSPYGIGRAAFAEGLRERRGTVTELGPEHGSTPDGVGCVVPAFGIRDVLGKKGTRSMDRVTGLAVTAVGSLLDDADRNRAVGTGEGAAFALGTTTGSAQSMMDFTRDSLTGEQPFFVDPARFPNTVMNCAAGQSAIWYQLKGPNATIAGGRTAGLHALNYSRRLLGAGRARTVLCGAAEEFSQARAWLEHHSADPGTEAAPVLGEGCAMLLVEPHTPDDPDQPVLAELLAVELGVVLDGDTRPALVSCLRSALRRAGVEPGRVAVVARSGAPGREGRGEADAVREVFGEPAPVDLTPSALIGDTGAAAAAFQTAALLSYAEDRPADAAGRIGVITSVDRTGTVGCALLGLR; this comes from the coding sequence ATGACCACTGCCACCACGAGCACCGGACGCCCGGTGATCACCGCCTGGTCGGCCGTGTCCCCGTACGGCATCGGCAGAGCCGCGTTCGCCGAGGGACTGCGGGAACGACGCGGTACCGTCACCGAACTCGGCCCCGAACACGGCAGCACACCCGACGGCGTCGGTTGCGTCGTGCCCGCCTTCGGCATCCGGGACGTGCTCGGCAAGAAGGGCACCCGCTCGATGGACCGGGTCACCGGCCTCGCCGTCACCGCCGTCGGATCCCTGCTGGACGACGCCGACCGCAACCGCGCCGTCGGCACCGGCGAGGGCGCGGCGTTCGCCCTCGGCACCACCACGGGCAGCGCCCAGTCCATGATGGACTTCACCCGCGACTCCCTCACCGGTGAGCAGCCCTTCTTCGTCGACCCGGCGCGGTTCCCCAACACCGTCATGAACTGCGCTGCCGGCCAGAGCGCCATCTGGTACCAGCTCAAGGGCCCCAACGCCACCATCGCGGGCGGCCGCACCGCCGGCCTGCACGCCCTCAACTACTCCCGCAGGCTCCTGGGGGCGGGCCGCGCCCGCACCGTGCTGTGCGGCGCCGCCGAGGAGTTCTCGCAGGCCCGCGCCTGGCTGGAGCACCACAGCGCCGACCCGGGCACCGAGGCCGCACCGGTGCTCGGCGAGGGCTGCGCCATGCTGCTCGTCGAACCACACACGCCCGACGACCCCGACCAGCCCGTGCTCGCCGAACTCCTCGCGGTGGAACTCGGCGTCGTCCTCGACGGCGACACCCGCCCCGCCCTCGTCTCCTGCCTGCGCTCGGCACTGCGCCGGGCCGGCGTCGAACCCGGCCGGGTGGCCGTCGTCGCCCGGTCCGGAGCACCCGGCCGCGAGGGCCGAGGCGAAGCCGACGCGGTGCGGGAGGTGTTCGGGGAGCCCGCCCCCGTCGACCTGACGCCGAGCGCACTCATCGGTGACACCGGCGCCGCCGCGGCCGCCTTCCAGACCGCCGCCCTGCTGTCGTACGCCGAGGACCGGCCCGCCGACGCCGCCGGCCGGATCGGCGTGATCACCTCCGTGGACCGCACCGGCACCGTCGGCTGCGCCCTGCTCGGCCTGCGCTGA